A stretch of the Glycine soja cultivar W05 chromosome 13, ASM419377v2, whole genome shotgun sequence genome encodes the following:
- the LOC114382057 gene encoding serine/threonine-protein kinase CTR1-like produces MMEMPARRSNYSLLSQIPDDQFSASAAPSSSGDGKSARAGKSDRAAFDWDLVADHRAANRIGNLYSSIGLQRQSSGSSYGESSLSGGGDFYAPTLSTAAVSDVDAFGYLHDERSKFSEVAPARIAGSSSGKSWAQQTEESYQLQLALALRLSLHATCADDPNFLDPVPDDAAPRLSSSAEAVSHRFWVNGCLSYSDKIPDGFYLIHGMNSFVWTLCTDLHENGRIPSVDMLKSVNPCVVSSLEVVMVDRCSDPSLRDLQNNVHNISCTSITTTDVVDKLSKLVCNRMGGSASVGEDHFFSIWRDCSNDLKDCLGSVVIPIGSLSVGLCRHRAILFKVLADAIDLPCRIAKGCKYCKRDDATSCLVRFGLEREYLVDLIGKPGNLSEPDSLLNGPSSISFSSPLRFPRLKPAEPTIDFRSLAKQYFSDCVSLELVFDNNSAEQFDGKCKDSSNPRPISSDSNRSSHLPLHPQDSHPSSREQGSETYQSCNAPQNIVDSTLGKYPPPIKHKRPAGIPTPLALTNTNDDMIEGKRFVEGSQLIPSKHARELNFDMEDLDIPWSDLVLREKIGSGSFGTVHRAEWNGSDVAVKILMEQDFHAERFKEFLREVAIMKRLRHPNIVLFMGAVTQPPNLSIVTEYLSRGSLYRLLHRSGAKEVLDERRRLGMAYDVAKGMNYLHKRNPPIVHRDLKSPNLLVDKKYTVKVCDFGLSRLKANTFLSSKSAAGTPEWMAPEVLCDEPSNEKSDVYSFGVILWELATLQQPWVNLNPAQVVAAVGFKRKRLEIPHDVNPQVAALIEACWAYEPWKRPSFASIMDSLRPLLKPPTPQPGRPSMPLLT; encoded by the exons ATGATGGAAATGCCTGCCAGAAGATCCAACTACTCGCTCCTCAGCCAAATTCCCGACGACCAGTTCTCCGCCTCCGCCGCCCCCTCCTCCTCCGGCGACGGCAAGTCCGCCCGCGCCGGTAAGTCCGACCGCGCCGCCTTCGACTGGGACCTCGTCGCCGATCACCGGGCCGCCAACCGGATCGGAAACCTCTACTCCTCGATCGGCCTGCAGCGCCAGTCCAGCGGGAGCAGCTACGGCGAGAGCTCGCTCTCCGGCGGCGGCGACTTTTATGCTCCGACGCTCTCCACGGCGGCGGTCAGCGACGTCGACGCCTTCGGATACCTCCACGACGAGCGGAGCAAGTTCTCGGAGGTGGCGCCGGCGAGGATCGCCGGCTCCTCCTCCGGGAAGAGCTGGGCGCAGCAGACGGAGGAGAGCTACCAGCTGCAGCTTGCGCTCGCACTGCGCCTCTCGTTGCACGCCACGTGCGCTGATGATCCCAATTTCCTCGATCCGGTGCCGGACGACGCCGCGCCGCGGCTCTCGTCGTCGGCCGAGGCGGTTTCGCATAGGTTTTGG GTGAATGGCTGCCTATCATACTCTGACAAAATTCCAGATGGCTTTTACCTGATTCATGGGATGAATTCCTTTGTCTGGACCTTGTGCACTGATCTGCATGAAAATGGCCGAATTCCATCAGTTGATATGCTGAAGTCTGTGAATCCCTGCGTCGTTTCTTCACTTGAAGTAGTTATGGTGGATCGATGCAGTGACCCCAGCTTAAGAGATCTGCAAAATAATGTTCATAACATTTCTTGTACTAGCATAACAACAACAGATGTTGTAGATAAACTTTCCAAGCTGGTTTGCAACCGTATGGG TGGTTCAGCTTCTGTTGGGGAAGATCACTTTTTTTCCATCTGGAGGGATTGCAGTAATGATCTGAAAGATTGCTTAGGATCTGTTGTTATTCCCATAGGTAGTCTATCTGTTGGCCTCTGCCGGCATCGTGCTATATTATTCAAA GTACTAGCTGACGCCATTGATTTACCATGTCGAATTGCTAAGGGCTGTAAATATTGCAAAAGGGATGATGCTACATCTTGTCTTGTTCGATTTGGGCTTGAGAG GGAGTATCTTGTTGATTTAATTGGAAAGCCAGGAAACTTATCTGAGCCTGATTCCTTGCTCAATGGTCCATCTTCCATCTCATTTTCTTCACCCTTGCGCTTTCCACGACTTAAACCGGCTGAACCTACCATTGATTTCAGGTCATTGGCCAAACAGTATTTCTCGGATTGTGTGTCTCTTGAGCTTGTCTTCGACAACAACTCTGCAG AACAGTTTGATGGGAAGTGCAAAGACAGCAGTAACCCTAGGCCAATTTCGTCTGATAGCAATAGAAGTTCTCACCTTCCTCTGCATCCTCAAGATTCTCATCCAAGCTCACGTGAACAAGGTTCTGAAACATATCAATCATGTAACGCTCCTCAGAACATTGTAGACTCAACTCTGGGAAAGTATCCACCACCAATAAAGCATAAGCGTCCTGCTGGTATACCAACCCCATTAGCACTTACAAATACTAATGATGACATGATTGAGGGCAAGAGGTTTGTTGAAGGAAGTCAACTGATTCCTAGCAAACATGCTCGAGAGCTTAACTTTGACATGGAGGATTTGGACATACCATGGAGTGATCTTGTCCTAAGAGAGAAAATAGGGTCAG GTTCTTTTGGAACTGTACATCGTGCTGAGTGGAATGGCTCG GATGttgctgtgaaaattttgatGGAACAGGATTTTCATGCTGAGCGCTTCAAGGAATTCCTAAGGGAG GTTGCAATAATGAAACGTTTACGGCATCCAAACATTGTTTTGTTTATGGGGGCAGTCACTCAGCCTCCTAACTTATCAATTGTCACGGAATATTTATCTAG GGGTAGCTTATATAGGCTTTTGCATAGATCTGGCGCCAAAGAAGTATTGGATGAGAGGCGTAGGCTTGGTATGGCTTATGACGtg GCAAAGGGGATGAATTATCTTCATAAACGTAATCCCCCCATTGTTCATAGAGATCTGAAATCTCCAAACCTTCTTGTTGACAAGAAATATACAGTGAAG gtttgtgATTTTGGGCTTTCACGTCTGAAGGCCAATACGTTTCTCTCATCCAAGTCAGCTGCTGGGACT CCTGAGTGGATGGCTCCAGAGGTTCTTTGTGATGAGCCATCGAATGAGAAGTCCGATGTTTACAGCTTTGGTGTAATCTTATGGGAGCTTGCAACATTGCAACAGCCATGGGTTAATTTAAATCCAGCACAG GTTGTGGCAGCTGTTGGCTTTAAGAGAAAAAGGCTTGAGATCCCACATGATGTGAATCCCCAAGTAGCTGCGCTAATTGAGGCTTGCTGGGCCTA TGAGCCTTGGAAACGTCCTTCTTTTGCGAGTATTATGGATTCTTTGAGGCCATTGCTCAAACCCCCTACACCTCAACCTGGTCGTCCAAGCATGCCATTACTGACCTGA